A region of Paractinoplanes abujensis DNA encodes the following proteins:
- a CDS encoding glycosyltransferase, translating into MNILLWHVHGSWTTSFVQGKHRYLIPVNDARDEWGRGRARTFDWPATVEEMPLEAIRDADVAIVQRPEELERVPKGVPVIYVEHNTPKGDVPNTRHPMAGRDDLIIAHVTDFNELMWDNGGTRTTVIDHGIVEPRARWTGELGHFALVTNEPVRRQRVTGTDLFPRFAGVAPLDVFGMGVEKLTGANTFEDLPQHRMHTEVARRRVYLHLCRWTSLGLSLIEAMQMGMPVIGLATTEAVVAVPPDAGVLDTRVSTLVEAAHWLLEDDAAAAALGARARQVALARYGLDRFLADWDRLLEEETCASR; encoded by the coding sequence GTGAACATTCTGCTCTGGCACGTGCACGGCTCCTGGACGACCTCGTTCGTGCAGGGCAAACACCGCTACCTGATTCCCGTCAACGACGCCCGCGACGAATGGGGCCGGGGGCGGGCCCGCACGTTCGACTGGCCCGCCACCGTCGAGGAGATGCCGCTGGAGGCGATCCGCGACGCCGACGTGGCGATCGTGCAACGCCCCGAGGAGCTGGAACGGGTGCCCAAGGGGGTGCCCGTGATCTATGTGGAGCACAACACCCCCAAGGGCGACGTGCCCAACACGCGGCATCCCATGGCCGGCCGCGACGACCTGATCATCGCCCACGTCACCGACTTCAACGAGCTGATGTGGGACAACGGCGGCACCCGGACGACAGTCATCGACCACGGCATCGTCGAACCCCGGGCGCGCTGGACCGGCGAGCTCGGCCACTTCGCCCTGGTGACCAACGAGCCCGTACGGCGGCAGCGCGTCACCGGCACCGACCTGTTCCCGCGCTTCGCCGGCGTGGCCCCGCTGGACGTCTTCGGCATGGGCGTCGAGAAGCTCACCGGGGCCAACACCTTCGAGGACCTGCCGCAGCACCGGATGCACACCGAGGTCGCCCGGCGCCGCGTCTACCTGCACCTGTGCCGCTGGACCTCGCTCGGGCTGAGCCTGATCGAGGCCATGCAGATGGGCATGCCGGTGATCGGCCTGGCCACCACCGAGGCCGTCGTCGCGGTGCCGCCCGACGCCGGCGTGCTCGACACCCGCGTCTCCACCCTGGTCGAGGCCGCGCACTGGCTGCTGGAGGACGACGCCGCGGCGGCCGCCCTCGGCGCCCGGGCCCGCCAGGTCGCCCTCGCCCGCTACGGGCTGGACCGGTTCCTCGCGGACTGGGACCGGCTGCTCGAGGAGGAAACATGCGCATCGCGATGA
- a CDS encoding glycosyltransferase family 9 protein gives MILALRALGVGDLLTAVPALRGLRGAFEGHTLALGAPTWLTPLISLIGGVDRIVPVDGLGPAALPAATLAVNLHGSGPESHRLLRTASPDRLWAFACPAAGHLDGPAWDEEDHEVQRWCRMLSHYDVAADPSDLTLRPPAAAEADVSIIHPGAKSPSRRWPVERYAAVAGRLRADGHRVLITGSDRERDLAVRVATRAGLDESAVPRTDLGELAALVARARVVISGDTGIAHLATAYRTPSVVLFGPMSPARWGPPARPQHRAIWHGTRSEPGDSPGPRVHPALLAIEPDEVLAAAREVTGATAAL, from the coding sequence GTGATCCTGGCCCTGCGCGCGCTCGGGGTGGGCGACCTGCTGACCGCGGTGCCCGCTCTGCGCGGGCTCCGCGGCGCCTTCGAGGGGCACACCCTCGCGCTGGGCGCGCCGACGTGGCTGACGCCCCTGATCTCGCTGATCGGGGGCGTCGACCGGATCGTGCCGGTCGACGGGCTCGGCCCCGCGGCTCTGCCGGCCGCCACGCTCGCGGTCAACCTGCACGGCTCCGGGCCCGAGTCGCACCGGCTGCTGCGGACGGCCTCACCCGATCGGTTGTGGGCGTTTGCCTGCCCCGCGGCGGGGCATCTCGACGGGCCTGCCTGGGATGAGGAGGACCACGAGGTGCAACGCTGGTGCCGCATGCTGAGCCACTACGACGTGGCCGCCGACCCGTCGGACCTGACGCTCCGGCCGCCGGCTGCCGCGGAGGCCGACGTCTCGATCATTCACCCCGGGGCCAAGTCGCCGTCGCGGCGCTGGCCGGTCGAGCGTTACGCGGCCGTGGCCGGGCGGCTGCGCGCCGACGGCCACCGGGTGCTGATCACCGGCTCCGACCGGGAGCGAGACCTGGCCGTACGGGTCGCCACCCGCGCCGGCCTCGACGAGTCGGCAGTGCCGCGCACCGACCTGGGTGAGCTCGCCGCCCTGGTCGCCCGGGCCCGGGTCGTGATCAGCGGGGACACCGGCATCGCCCACCTCGCGACGGCCTACCGCACGCCGTCCGTGGTGCTCTTCGGCCCCATGTCGCCGGCCCGCTGGGGACCGCCGGCCCGGCCGCAGCACCGCGCGATCTGGCACGGCACCCGCAGCGAACCCGGCGACAGTCCCGGCCCGCGCGTGCACCCGGCCCTGCTGGCCATCGAGCCCGACGAGGTGCTCGCCGCCGCCCGCGAGGTGACCGGTGCGACTGCGGCGCTCTGA
- a CDS encoding D-sedoheptulose-7-phosphate isomerase, producing MDLLDKHLSALAAAIEPFRAQGDRLARWGADLAWHLGQGGRLLVAGNGGSAAEAQHLAAELVGRLREERRPLSAIALTPDSSAVTAIGNDYGFDEIFARQVRAHGRPGDVLITLSTSGRSPNLLAAVRAAKECGLRTWAMTGLDGPLADAADEALRCPSRDSQVVQELHLVAVHLMCEYLDKTLPSVAPFAGLQVEVAV from the coding sequence ATGGACCTTCTCGACAAGCATCTGTCGGCCCTGGCCGCGGCCATCGAGCCGTTCCGCGCCCAGGGCGACCGGCTGGCCCGCTGGGGTGCCGACCTGGCCTGGCACCTCGGTCAGGGCGGCCGGCTGCTGGTGGCGGGCAACGGCGGCAGCGCGGCCGAGGCTCAGCACCTGGCGGCCGAGCTGGTCGGGCGGCTGCGCGAGGAACGCCGGCCGCTGTCCGCGATCGCGCTCACCCCGGACTCGTCGGCGGTCACCGCGATCGGCAACGACTACGGCTTCGACGAGATCTTCGCCCGGCAGGTGCGGGCCCACGGCCGCCCCGGCGACGTGCTGATCACCCTGTCGACCAGTGGGCGCAGCCCCAACCTGCTGGCCGCCGTGCGCGCGGCCAAGGAGTGCGGGCTGCGCACGTGGGCGATGACCGGCCTGGACGGGCCGCTGGCCGACGCCGCCGACGAGGCGCTGCGGTGCCCGTCGCGCGACAGCCAGGTCGTGCAGGAACTGCACCTGGTCGCGGTCCACCTGATGTGCGAATACCTCGACAAGACCCTGCCGAGCGTCGCCCCTTTCGCCGGCCTGCAGGTGGAGGTGGCCGTATGA
- a CDS encoding SDR family oxidoreductase: MDAVIVTGGSSGLGAAVVDAVTKAGGRPFVIDRQAPAGGVAWIECDLADTRAAEEATRRAIAEAGGSIDGVVTAAGMDVPGALADIPGETWDRIVTIDLLATAAVIRAAIPALKESHGGVVTVASTLGVKAVSDATAYCAAKFGVVGFTRALAAELAGQVNVTLVVPGGMRTKFFDDRDDQYKPGPDAVLNDPAHVAGAIMFALGQPRGCAVRELVIAAETETSYP; the protein is encoded by the coding sequence ATGGACGCAGTGATCGTCACCGGCGGCTCGAGCGGGCTCGGTGCCGCCGTCGTGGACGCCGTGACCAAGGCCGGCGGCCGCCCGTTCGTGATCGACCGCCAGGCCCCGGCCGGCGGCGTGGCCTGGATCGAGTGCGACCTGGCCGACACCCGCGCCGCCGAGGAGGCCACCCGCCGCGCCATCGCGGAGGCCGGTGGCAGCATCGACGGCGTGGTGACCGCGGCCGGCATGGACGTGCCCGGCGCGCTGGCCGACATCCCGGGGGAGACCTGGGACCGGATCGTCACGATCGACCTGCTGGCCACCGCGGCCGTCATCCGGGCCGCGATCCCGGCGCTCAAGGAGTCGCACGGCGGCGTCGTGACTGTGGCCTCCACGCTCGGCGTCAAGGCGGTCAGTGACGCCACCGCCTACTGCGCGGCCAAGTTCGGCGTGGTCGGCTTCACCCGGGCCCTCGCGGCTGAGCTGGCCGGGCAGGTCAACGTCACTCTGGTGGTGCCGGGCGGGATGCGCACCAAGTTCTTCGACGACCGCGACGACCAGTACAAGCCGGGGCCGGATGCCGTGCTCAACGACCCCGCCCACGTGGCCGGGGCGATCATGTTCGCGCTCGGCCAGCCGCGGGGCTGCGCGGTGCGTGAACTCGTGATCGCGGCCGAGACGGAGACGTCGTACCCGTGA
- a CDS encoding glycosyltransferase has protein sequence MRIAMISEHASPLAALGGVDAGGQNSHVAELAGALAAAGHEIRVYTRRDSADRPAVMPMAAGIDVVHVPAGPATALPKDDLLPHMGEFAERLAEDWRTEWKPDVAHAHFWMSGLAAVTAGRRCHVPVVQTFHALGSVKRRHQGAADTSPPRRVAYERELGRAVDRVVVQCQDEVRELVRLGVPRTQMTLVPSGVNVERFRPDGPAVARDTGRARILTVARLVERKGVEDLIRALPAVPHAELVVVGGPPEGDLDDDPYARKLRRLAESSRVADRVVLAGAVPAHEMPQWYRSADVLAATPWYEPFGLTALEAMACGVPVVATAVGGLADTVVEGITGDLVPPRDPARLGAALRRLTGDDMRRVSYGAAAVDRAQHTYAWPRIAERLAETYAGLTANTSEVMA, from the coding sequence ATGCGCATCGCGATGATCTCGGAACACGCCAGCCCGCTGGCCGCCCTGGGCGGCGTCGACGCGGGCGGGCAGAACTCGCACGTGGCCGAGCTGGCCGGGGCGCTCGCCGCGGCCGGGCACGAGATCCGCGTCTACACCCGCCGGGACAGCGCCGACCGGCCGGCTGTGATGCCGATGGCGGCCGGGATCGACGTCGTGCACGTGCCCGCGGGGCCGGCCACCGCGCTGCCCAAGGACGACCTGCTGCCCCACATGGGGGAGTTCGCCGAGCGGCTGGCCGAGGACTGGCGTACGGAATGGAAGCCGGACGTCGCCCACGCGCATTTCTGGATGAGCGGGCTGGCCGCGGTCACCGCCGGGCGGCGCTGCCACGTGCCGGTCGTGCAGACCTTCCACGCCCTCGGCTCGGTCAAGCGCCGCCACCAGGGTGCGGCCGACACCAGCCCGCCCCGGCGCGTGGCCTACGAGCGCGAGCTGGGCCGGGCCGTCGACCGGGTCGTCGTGCAATGTCAGGACGAGGTGCGCGAGCTGGTCCGGCTGGGTGTTCCCCGTACGCAGATGACGCTCGTGCCGTCCGGCGTCAACGTCGAACGGTTCCGCCCGGACGGCCCGGCCGTGGCCCGCGACACCGGACGGGCTCGCATCCTCACCGTGGCCCGGCTGGTCGAGCGCAAAGGCGTGGAGGACCTGATCCGGGCCCTGCCCGCCGTGCCGCACGCCGAGCTGGTCGTCGTGGGCGGCCCGCCCGAGGGTGACCTCGACGACGACCCGTACGCCCGCAAGCTGCGCCGGCTGGCCGAGTCGAGCCGGGTGGCCGACCGCGTGGTGCTGGCCGGCGCCGTCCCGGCCCACGAGATGCCGCAGTGGTACCGCTCGGCCGACGTGCTCGCCGCCACCCCCTGGTACGAGCCGTTCGGCCTGACCGCGCTGGAGGCCATGGCCTGCGGCGTCCCGGTGGTCGCGACAGCGGTCGGCGGGCTGGCCGACACCGTCGTCGAGGGCATCACCGGCGACCTCGTTCCCCCGCGCGACCCGGCCCGGCTGGGTGCTGCCCTGCGCCGGCTGACCGGTGACGACATGCGCCGGGTCTCCTACGGCGCGGCCGCCGTCGACCGCGCCCAGCACACGTACGCCTGGCCCCGGATCGCCGAACGTCTCGCCGAGACGTACGCCGGACTGACCGCGAACACCTCGGAGGTAATGGCCTGA
- a CDS encoding PfkB family carbohydrate kinase — translation MRLVIVGDTLLDKDVDGSVRRVAPDAPAPVLDEERVAERPGGAGLAALLAAQSGQEVALVTALADDAGGARLSELLAEAGVKVYALPLPGATPEKVRLRADGQVLLRLDRGGDAQPPGPAPEAVLDVLRAAKAILVSDYGRGVARHPQLRRALGETKAAIVWDPHPNGPSPVPNARLVTPNLAEVRKLSGDAGGGSTLAAAQRGAQALRQHWRAGAVVVTCGAEGAVLCHSGPTPLVVPAPQVGDGDTCGAGDRFAASAALALAEGALVSEAVQRAVADASAYVAGGGVNAAPREVVDSTERIGAGDAGRLIAEVRERGGTVVATGGCFDLLHVGHLATLRAARRLGDCLIVCLNSDESVRGLKGPDRPLNSQHDRARMLAALDCVDAVVIFGESTPEAVLTWLRPDIWVKGGDYDTLPETELVEQWGGQTVIVPYLDGRSTTKTIAAAQAATTGR, via the coding sequence ATGAGACTGGTCATCGTCGGCGACACCCTGCTCGACAAGGACGTCGACGGCAGCGTCCGGCGGGTCGCCCCCGACGCGCCCGCGCCCGTGCTGGACGAGGAGCGGGTCGCCGAACGTCCCGGCGGCGCCGGGCTGGCGGCCCTGCTGGCCGCGCAGTCGGGGCAGGAGGTCGCGCTGGTCACCGCCCTGGCCGACGACGCCGGGGGTGCCCGCTTGAGCGAACTGCTGGCCGAGGCCGGGGTCAAGGTCTACGCGTTGCCGCTGCCGGGCGCGACGCCCGAGAAGGTGCGGCTGCGGGCCGACGGGCAGGTGCTGCTGCGCCTCGACCGCGGCGGCGACGCCCAGCCGCCCGGACCGGCCCCCGAGGCGGTGCTCGACGTGCTCCGCGCGGCCAAGGCCATCCTGGTCAGCGACTACGGGCGGGGCGTGGCCCGGCATCCGCAGCTGCGCCGGGCCCTGGGCGAGACCAAGGCCGCCATCGTCTGGGACCCGCACCCCAACGGCCCGTCCCCGGTGCCCAACGCCCGCCTGGTCACGCCCAACCTGGCCGAGGTGCGCAAACTGTCGGGCGACGCGGGCGGCGGCTCCACCCTGGCCGCCGCCCAGCGTGGCGCGCAGGCCCTGCGGCAGCACTGGCGGGCCGGCGCGGTGGTCGTCACCTGCGGCGCCGAGGGCGCGGTGCTGTGCCACTCCGGCCCCACCCCGCTGGTCGTCCCGGCCCCCCAGGTCGGCGACGGTGACACCTGCGGCGCGGGGGACCGGTTCGCCGCCAGCGCGGCGCTGGCCCTGGCCGAGGGGGCGCTCGTCTCCGAAGCCGTGCAGCGTGCGGTGGCCGACGCCTCGGCCTACGTGGCCGGCGGCGGGGTCAACGCGGCGCCCCGCGAGGTGGTGGACAGCACCGAGCGCATCGGCGCCGGCGACGCCGGGCGGCTCATCGCCGAGGTGCGCGAGCGGGGCGGCACGGTGGTGGCCACCGGCGGCTGTTTCGACCTGCTGCACGTGGGCCACCTGGCGACCCTGCGCGCGGCCCGCCGGCTGGGCGACTGCCTGATCGTCTGTCTCAACAGCGACGAGTCCGTACGGGGTCTCAAAGGCCCGGACCGCCCGCTCAACTCGCAGCACGACCGGGCCCGCATGCTCGCCGCGCTCGACTGCGTGGACGCCGTCGTGATCTTCGGCGAGTCCACCCCCGAGGCCGTGCTGACCTGGCTGCGGCCCGACATCTGGGTCAAGGGCGGCGACTACGACACGCTGCCCGAGACGGAGCTGGTCGAACAGTGGGGCGGCCAGACCGTGATCGTGCCCTACCTCGACGGCCGCTCCACGACCAAGACCATCGCCGCGGCCCAGGCCGCCACCACCGGAAGGTAG